The window CAGGGCAGGGTCCGGTTGACTTTGACTAAACAAAGGTCACAATCTTCGAAGCATTTTTTCCCACATTTATGATTTTCTCTGCAATCGACCTTCTTCTGGCTGCAAGCTTTCTTGCAGATATACTTTTGATGGGTAGGATCTTTTTTGACGTGACACAATTCTGTGCATTGGTGGCCACAATCGAGGCGAGTATCGCATGGCTTTGGGCAAACGACTTTTTCTGGGGGTTCGCTACAAGGTATCTCAACTCTATGGCCGCAATCAGGAAGAGTAACGTCCTTCGGAAACTTGCATTTGATTGTCAAGGGATCCTTGTAACAAGCCGTTTGCGTTGTATGTCCACAATTTAGTTTGCGCTGAACCTGAACGTTGCAAGGACCACAAGGCTCATAACAAGGTTTGTGACATATATGCCCATCGTTACACGTCAGTTTCCCACATGGTCGTTTGCATTTGTAGTCTTTGGTAGATTCGCTACAGTCGAAGAAGGCTGTATGCTGACAGTTGGAAAGAATTCTTTCAACTTTAATATTGCAGTAGGCGTCTTTAGGAAGCATCCAGCATTTAATTGTCCCCTACCGAACCACGATCATTagtaaaaagcaaaagaactAGTATGTCAAATGACCTACGTCGTGTCCACAAGGCAATTTCTTAACAACGTCGACCACACATTTCCCGCATTCTTCGAAACATTTCTTCGGGCATGGATGTTTCTCCGGGCATGTAAAACGGTGACAAGGTTGATCGCAAGGCATTTTAGCATGAGAGCTTCTTTTGTGGCAGATACGATTGCAGATATGCTCGCAATCAAGACGCATTCCACACAACTCTGGGCATTTGACTTCGGAAATGGGCGTACCGCAGTTTAGTTCAATGGTATGTTGACAAGTAGGAAACGCCTAGGCGATATAAACATATTCAAAGtttgaaatgtaaaaacaTTTACTATGCAGTACCTTGACGACTTTAGTAAGACAGTATTCGTTAGCTGGATCTCGATGGCACTCCGTAATTTGGGAATGGTTACATGGTAGAACTTTCGGGATCGTCGTCATACATGGATTGCAATCCTGGTAACATATTTTGGGACACTTATGTCCAACGGCACAGAAACGTAGGCAAGCTCCGTGGCATTTCTGTCGTATATGCTCACGATCCTCGGCATGGcctacacaaaaaaaaaattgaattgaattattcaaaacccaaaaaaaaaaaaaaaagatttatgtACAAATTTTGGGGCATATGTGTCCGCAGGGCATTTCGGTGACACATTTGACGAAACATCCACCTTCTGGTGGGAAATGGGATGCGTCATTTGCCTGAAAATGTTTACCATTACTAATTTTTCGTTCGATAACAATTGATTGCTCATACTACCTTAATAATCGTCTTGTGAACTTCACATCGCAGGTCAAAATGTGGTCCAATTTGTCCGCTAGATGCTAAAACGTTTTTAACTTGACGCCAAAGTTCGCTTTTTGCCGCCAAATTCCCCATATTTCCAATTAGATAGAATCCTTTTTTCGCTCGCGACAAGGCAACGCAAACGCGATTTTCTATCTTCAGAAATCCAACGTTGGCCTCTTCGTTGCTTCGCACTAGCGAGAGAATAATGACGTCGTTTTCTTCACCTTGGAAGTTGTCAACAATCGTAATGCGGACACCTTGTAAAATGGCGTGGCTTCGTcgcaattttttgaaatgcaatAACTGTCCAGAATAGGTTGTCAAGATCGTGATTTTGCTGGGTTCCAAGCCTTGTATCAAGAGATGGCGGGCTAGAGCCAAAGCCATGTTTGCTTCGTAAGGGTTCAAGTGACTACGACTCTCCTGATCTGATTTGTCGCCTTTTTCCCGTTCTGAATGCGCTAGAAAAAAGACGTTTTCTGCCATTCCAGGGACATTGGTATAGCTCAGCACCGACGGATGATTTTTCAAATGCGGATAAATTGCTGGAACAATCAGTTTCGCCACGTCAGTTCGCATTCGGTGTTGAACACCGAGAACACTTGCATCCACACCGTTCTTTATCAATCGTTCAAATAAAGAGACGTCTAAATGGTAATCCTTCGCAAGTGTGTACACCGTTGTAGGAGGCCGCAGCTGCTGATGATCACCTGGAGATAAACGGCGTTACAAAATCCATGGTTGCCAAAATATTTTACCAGTTAACTTACCAATTAATATTAAGTGTTCGCAAGACGAGGACATGGAGGTCACTATGTGGGCTTCCAAAACTTCGGCTGCTTCTTCGACAACAACTGTATGAAACCAATTGCATCATTTTCTGTTAACGGATTAGCAAAGATGAAAAAAGCACAGTACCAATTTTGGATTTCAGGTGTTCCAGCAGTGCTCTGTTCTTTGCAGCTCCCGTGGTTGTGATTCCAACAACATGCGCTTCGCGAATAATCTCGGCTGTTTCGATGGTTTCCACGTCTTTCAATTCATTCGTTTGTTGTTGGACTTGCAAATTTAACGAGTTTATCTGGGCAGTCCAGAGTTCTGAGGCTTTCGCTCTCCAAAAAGAATAGATTCTCCATCGGTCCAGGTAAGGTAACTGAATAATATTGCTTTCAATCAATCGCTGGTACTCTTCGGCATCTACCGCAGGAAGAATTTCAAGAATTTCTCTCAAATATTCTCTTTGCTGCTGAATCTGCGCTATCTTAGACAAAGCAGTCTGAACATCTTCGCCCTGCAACTGATCCAGCAGAGTTTCTAAAGAATTGATTTCCTGATCCATTTTTGCGATAGAAACAACAAAGGTGACTTCATCGATTTCCATTGCATTCCCTGTTGtccattccttttctttttttaaatttgcaggTTTTGACAGGTATTCACCATCATCCAATATTCTTTGTCCTAATTAATTAGAGAAATGGATGATTATACCACAGTTGGACAATTGCTGTTTGTTATAAATTACCTTCGATTTCTTCCAGATCTTCTTTGTCCCATTCTTCTTCGTTACCGGGTTCGTCCTGATCTACAACAGGTTCTGATGTAGCTTTGGCGGAGGGCAGTTGTGGCTTTGGTGACCTATTTCTCAAAGCCCAAACGATGTCCCTGAGAGTCTGGATCGATTCGATACCAAGCCAGTAGGGTATGACGGTAAGGCGGTCAGAAGGCATTTTCAAGAGGCAAAGTGTTCTATACACAGGCTTTGTTAATATTCCAGAATTAAGCAAGATATCGTTATGAACTATGCCATAAGATTCAATCATCCTTTGCGTTCTTTGATGCTTTTCTAGTGCactgaaaacaaaagcttCATGTAAATAAGAATGaaagataattgaaaaaaagtgaaggtACTAACCTTTTCGTTTCATTCAGCTTATTGCGAGCCTCATACAGCCAATGGCGATATTGACCAGGTCTTTTTCTAAGTATAGTTGCTCGCTGTCTCCATTCTCGAAGCGAAAACGAACTTAGTGCTGCGCACTTGGACTGCCCACCGATTCTTACTATTTTCTGAGTGAACTTCATGATTCCTAAGGATTCCATTTAGTGCCGTAAGTTAAGAACAGAtccaataaaattttcttgatttgATACCTTCCAAGAACTGATCCAGCGCGTGATTCGTGTAACAGATAACTAATATGGGAGTAGGTTGCGGCTTTTCCAGTCCAACCCAATACTGCTTGTTGCGAAGCAGCGTTTGAACAATTTTCAGGCCTAGATATGTTTTTCCCGTTCCTGGAGGCCCCTGAATAACAGTCAGTTTTCTAGTCAACGCGGCATAAAGAGCTTCAGCCTGACTAGGATCTAATCCAAGGGTATCGGCATCAGGTAACCTGTGCTCTTCAAAAATTGGCACGTGCATCAACAACCTTTGTACCATAGGGGGCAACTGATTTTctgcatttaaaaagaaaacgaaggtcAATCATTTTGCGGATGTCTCAACAAGGATCAATTGCTTAAATAACCATTTTGGAAGGATGcgttttcctcttcttcactCTGAGGGTCTGATaccaaaaatgattttcgCACAGGGGTCAAATCGTACACTGGCTGTAAAATTAACcgttcaaatatttaaaatatttataaatgtgacttcttttttttcttacgtttgGAATGGATCTCAAGTATTCCGGTTCGGCAGGTGCAGTATTGCGACAGAGAATGTAATCTTCCATTGGAAAGTGGGCCGGACTAATTCGCTGCAATGCGATCAAAACACTCCGATAGGCTTCGAAGAACACCGAAGATTCAGCCATCACCATGTCTGTTTTCTTGGCATATGAAGGTAAGATTTGCCCCTCAAACTTCGCTCTGAATCTACCGCGCGATAGCTGATCTGGTTTCCTGTCTACAACGGTGAAGAGCATGAAGGAGTCGAAGTTATCGGCCGACAGTAAAAGTAGGGATCCAAAAAGCAACCGTTTGCTTCCTTCCCAGTTAACACGTTCAAAGCCTTTGGTAGAAAACTCCAAAACATAAATGTCGTTGGGCAGGACACCGTCATCTTTGATCTGCACATTGTAATACAGCCTGATGTTGTCCACACGAATTTGCTGCTTTTGCTGTTTTCCTATCTTAGTTCGGAAAGCTACAAGCCCTTCCCGcaatggatttaaaaaatcttcACGAAGTAGTCGGAATTGAATGTCCAGGTATGTGTCGACGTCTGGATAGCTTCCTTTAATGATGTTTGGCCTCAAAAAAGGTTGGACATTATTACATACATCATCCCATTCTGGTAAAACGCTGAGTTGTCGAAAATCGTCCGGTGGTTTCAGTAGAGAAAGCAACTCCTGCCGTTGCATTCTGCTCGCTTGCTGTCGATTACCCTGGGGTAGTTTCTCTTTTGAATGTTGTTCCCAAGCATTCtataaaattaaatgttttttctcgGTAAGGTATCGCAATTCCTACGTTACGTGCAACTGTATTTACCTTTAGGCGATCAGCTCCCTCTTTCTGGAGAAAGTCAAAATCTTCGCCAACATTTGTGGCTTTAATAGATGGAATGTTTTTTAACGCAGTGAGatcttcaaaaaatttttctcccAAATAATCGCATGTGAGTGCCGGCATCACGGTCAGCATTTCGGTAGTCAAGTAACTAATGCTCCTGATTAGACGGCTCATACGTACCTCTTTTGACCCAAGATTCGTAGACCGAGCTTTTGTTATATGCAGGACGGTAGAACCCAAATTAGCAAATACTTCCTTATTCGCTAATATCTGGACGATTTTTATAAACGCATTATGAAATTTGGCTACTCCTTTCTTCTGGCAGAAGTTTCCAATTACTGAAATCACAAGTTCAATAACCTCCCAATTTGCAGCATTGCTATCTAAAAACTGACGAAGGCCAGCGGTTTCGTTATCAAATTTTTGAGCAATAATATGTGGTTCAGTGTCTTCAACCATCATTTTGAGTACAACAGAGAAGCTCAATGGATGGTGCTTAAACGGTTGTTTGTTGTGAGgcttttttgaattttctcgaccatctttttcatcatttccaTTATCTGTATCTTGTGTAAACAACTTGTGCTGGCTTGAGCTGATTTTGTCATCTCGCTGCAAAAATTGTTGGGATTTCTGTACAGGTCTTTgtgaaagaaataatgaaacgaaaaactttAGTTGGAACAGATATTTGGGCATGGCTAAGAACACACCTTGCAGGTGGGCCTCCACAGGCTGACTCTAGGTTACAACTAGGTTGGCGCCAATTCCCACTCTTTGGTCTACAGCCTACATTACTTGTATGAATGGGAAAATATGATCCCTGTGTGCTTTTATGCACAGGTATGTtagaaatttcgtttttcttgtttggcttttttggAACTGCAGAGATACAACTAGAAGATGATCTAGTACTTCCAGAATGTTTAGCCGTGGTAGACAATGCATTTTCTGGCTTAAGCTGTTTTAATGCTGATGTTCGGCTAGTATGATGTTTGTTTGATGCTAAATTTTGTGTATGAACTTGAAAAATTCTATCTTCTTCCTAACAATACAATTTAATTTGGTTAAACATATATATGGATCTTTCTTCAATGAAACAggtgtatttttctttacctcTAATGACAACATAATGTTCTTTAAGTTGACAAGAATCGAAAACTACGGAAATTTTCTCGTGCTACACGCAGACTGAAAGGTCTGAGTACTATGTTTCTCAATAGAGACAGTCAGTTAATGATAAACGCCGCCTATCGTTAGTCAGACGATTAGTCATACAAAGATTATATTGTTTGATGGCGAAACAAgctgttcgaaaaaaaaagaaggacgaTAAGTTCCGGAAAAAAAGCTACGTTGCCAAACCGTTGTAGAACACGACAGTTTTTTTCCGTTAAAAAGTACACTAACACAAGGTGCATGTGGCCCTGCCTAGGAAAGGCTCCAATTGACATAATCAAGGGGCCTTCCAACCACCGACAAGAAAGCAATCGGAGGTGACTGTTTTAGCCGTTTAGGGGTGATCATCGTACCGGAGTAGGGAGCGGCAGAAGTCGGGATGGTCTCAGAGCTACGACGCAAATTTAAAAGATGGTGAATCAATAGAACagcaccattttttttttaaagaggacTGAATTGCCTACCCAAAGATATCCCTGTTCCCACCGATGAAGTTGAAACTCCAGCATTTAATTCAGAAGCCTGGTAAAATAGGGTTATAAGTGTTAAATAGCAGCATAACTCAAAATTTGTAATCTTCTATGCACGCCGATTTTGTTAGCGTAATTGATAGAAATACAACGATcaatcaataattttttaagaattcaGTGGTGATTTTTATTAACGGATTCACACAAAACGCACATGTAATTTAGCAATGAAACCAAAATTTAGTTCTAGGATGGACAGTTACAATAAGGTATTCTGAGTTAATTACAAGTCTGGTGTGAGCATTAGTGTTTACAAGTGAATTCTAAGTCCGATTCACGATTGAACTGTTGCTTCATTTTTAGAATCATCAGATTTATTTGAAGTAAAGAATTAAGACGATGACTTCAAATATGTAGACTGGCGTATTAATTACGGGAAAGTGGCGACCACTATGTCACTAAATGGGCCGGACCGTCCATGAACGTCGGTTGCTCTTACTTTGAATTGGTAGCTCTTTCGTACGTTGCCAGCGCGGCCCTATACCAAATGAAACTATAAAAGTGCTCTCGTGATTTAAAATTATGAATTTAAAGCTTTTTGCTGTAGAGTTTAACTACAATTGCTGAAGgtctttcatattttttttttttacttactaTACGGAAACTGTACGACATTCGTGAAATGTCTCCACTAATTGAATTCCAACTTTCGCCAAAACCGTTCTTAATTTctttcaagagaaaaacacaATACGAAGCTATTTTGGCATGATAGGGTTCCTCAGATATTTTCCAAGCGATGCGAATGGCAGGAATACCTGTtgggaaacaaaattttatacattatatttttttgttacaaCTTATTAGATAATttggcaaaataaaagaagcaaAACTGCTTTTTTACTATTTTCAACCGTTTTTATTACGGTGACAACCGGTTTAGGTACAACCGATTCCATCGGATGATCTAGTGCTTTAGAGGAAGAAGGAATGGGCGTGTGCTCTGCTCCTGAATCGCCAGACTGTGAAGAATTAGACGGCTTAACAAACATTACCATAAGGTCATCATCTTCAGCTCTAGCTTCCtctgttgtttttctcgtaGAATGTTGCCTTCCATTTATTCTTTCAGTGTCTGTAAATTCTTTCTGGGGTGTGTTAGTCATGCTTTGGGAAACTATCAAAGAAAGTTCTCCATTTCGTTCAAATTGTGGATAACGCGATGCAGCCGTCTCATGATTTGGCGCGACATTTCTACTTCCATCgatctttttttcaacagagAATACTTGGAAACCGTTTTCCTGGTTCgtaaaaaaacttttgtgaAAATGTtgacaataaaaatttatagTAATGTCTTTGCTGTTACAAGCCAGAAAAACCAAACCTCTAATTTACTGTTGTCAACATTTCTTGAAGCTTTTACTTGAACACCAACAGAACGATATCTTTTGGTTGGTGGTTCAAACCGTGTTGCATTTTGAGTCACGAATGATTTTAATACGATTGTCAGATCTGCCACCTAACGTTAAAACAAACTGAGTTACATGAGagataacaaaaatattatttaaattcCGAGGAACACGAGTTTACATTTCAAAAGCCCAACCTCTTTGCTAAGTAAGTTGTTCTTTTGTCGCAGACGTTCGACCGTTTTTTTACAGTTATCCAATTCCCGTTCCACGTCAACATACGGTTTGTAAGTAGAAAAAAAGCCAGCCATATGCCCCAAGATGATCCGCTCCAGTTCCTGTATTttacgaaatttgaaaaatttctatttaagTAAATGTCAAAACGTGATTGAAATGTCGATTTACCTCTCTCGATAGCCGTTTGAGTGAGCGTGATAATTGAAAAGAATCCTCACTACAGTTTTTATCACCTGCTGGTGGATCATATGCAGAATCTAAATTATCTGATCTAGGTCTTTTGGAAATGCTAGCAGTTTGGTGTAAGATTGGATTGCCTAAAACAGTGGAAGGCGACTCTGATGGATAAAGCAGGTTTGCACTGGTGTTTGGTTTAAGATTATGTCCTGCTATACTTGACCCATTCATATCTGGCCTCTTCCTTGATTCATGTTTGTCCATCCGAGACAGCAATGGTCCAACTAGATTTTAAAATAGCTAATggtataaaataaataatataataataataagcaaaaTAAGTTTAACTGTCATAGTGCTGAGCTTCTTCTGGGATGTGGTGGCATTGTAGCTTTCGTTGATGTTCAGAAAGATGCAGTGTGCTATTACTGCTATTAGCTTTAGTTTTTTGGAATGAATTCTTGATCTTCAGATTTTCAACTGTGTTGGGATTCGAATTATTCCTCAATAAACAAGgatctgtttcattttgtgaaCTACATTTTCTAGTCACAATGCCAGATGAGTTTTGGTCATTCTGACATGAGCTTTCTTTTAAGTCAGTCATTACCACTTTCATTTGAGCCAAAAACCCTTCAACTGGGGTTTTATTAATATTAGTCTGATCTAGATTCatgttttcattaaaattgCACAGGAAAACGGAACTTTGGATATCAGGAACAAGGTAATGTACACACcgtttttccctttcaaatTTTTGCTTCCATACTTTCCATACTAAATATCGCTTCTGACCATAGAAGCTTTAACCTTAATCCATaggggaaaacaaatttaataAATTAGGTCCTACCATAATAACTTTTACTGCTCAGTTACACAGCTTGAAAGTGTCAACTGCGATCGAACGGTACAGAGTAACCTACCTCTGGATGTCTGAAAGATAAGCCCTAGATGGAACCATTGGTCAATAACAAGCAGAAGACAATTGCCAAAAACCTCGGCATTGCCAGATTAGTTTTAAGGTTTGACGGTTACGGAATGGAACGCCATTTCCAATTTAACTCACCTTTTTTTGCAGATAAATTAACTATGATTACCCCTGTTCTCTagctaaatttttatttggggAATTGTATAGAGATATCCCGCAATCTAGTGGCAATCCACCCTTAATTAAGTAAAGCACCACCCCCTTGGGATCGTTAAATAACGGCTTAACTAAATTCGAAGTTGTTGCATGGGGCTTAgaaataagcccaacaaaaaataagccctACTTTTTTACATCTGTTATGATGTTGTCCCCATATACCTAGATAATCTTAGTTTTCACAAATATGAATTGGATCCAGAAATTTAACAAGGATGTAGGAAATCAAGTTTGTTTTGAGCTTGGATTTATAGTTTATCGGTTACACAAATTCAACGTAGTAccgataaaaattttttgattcTGTTATATTCAGAATTCACTAAATCGGCGAAAAACTAACATTGTATTAGAAATCGGTGTTTAGTTTTGTCATAGCAGGTAAGATTTCATCGgatttcaaagtaaaaatttttagttaaaaaaagtCATTTCTCTTATGGAGGGGAAAGGGCATTTGAGTTTGTTTTAAGTGGATGATACGTTAATTACTTGAAGGTATATTGTCAGTATTTGGTTTAGCATATAATTCACGATGTGCGAACTTGTAGAGATCACGAGATAAACTAACCGTTGTGAATGGAAAAGGAATACAACAACGATGAACTCTAGTTTTATGGCTGGCCTACTATGCAGACGGCTGTTTCCAGTTCTTAACTGTATTGAAACTTAGTAAGACGACACTTTCTAGCATTTCGAGATGTTCATTCTTCTCAATGTTGATGAAGACGGGAAGTGTTCCGAAGGCATATCTGATGGCGTTAAGCAAAGTATCACGATTCATTGCGTTTTTCAAGTGATCCCAGCGGATTATGGCTATTTTGGAAGCATTCCACACGTATTCAAAGCATTCGATGGTTCGAGATCGGACTTCTACCTCCTGAATTGCACGAAGTTGATTCATTGCAGAGGAGGAAAGCTCTAGTAGCCGCAAGAGCAGGGGCAGCAAAGATGGAACGGTTTGTACTAGTGAAGCCTGAGATCTTAGCAGGCGGGCCTCTTCGTAAATAGAGTCAATCGCAGACAAGGGCAGAGGCTGCACATTTCCACATGAATCTGCAAAATAAGACAAGTAAAGCTGCCATCCAAATCACTAACGAACCTTTTTTGTGTGCTATACCTTTTATAGGTGAACGCGCAGCCGGTTCAACGGCCAATCTACAACTTCGCAGTGACTGTCGTGGTTTTGGTGGAAGAACCGAACGAGCCGACTCCGAAGATGAGAATTCAGCGCTCTGGGATTCTTCCAGTTGCTGATCCTTTGGTTCGTACCCTCGCACCATTTCTTCGGTCCTCACATCCACGACAATAGGATctaaaacaataacaaatgtgCCAAATTCCAAAATGTAAAGGCTATAGTGGAATTACCGAACGAATTCCGCTTTCTCTTTACGCCTCGTCGACCATTTTCAATGGAATCATTCCTGGATAATCtattctcttctctttctgGAGCTATAACGCGTGAGCTGCGTAATCGACGAACCTCTAAGGATGTGTCGCATCCAGCTGGCTGATCAATCGACAAAGAGGTCGATTGGAAATCCTCTTTAGGTTTGTGTGTTTTCATGTGTTTCTCCATATGCCCCTTTTGCGAAGACGCGTAATTACAGATGGtacaattgaatttcttgacAAGCAAGTGATTCTTCTGATGGCTTTGGAGAACAAACACGTTACCGAAAATTCGTCCACAGGTTGTACATTTGCATCTGGGAATCGGCAATATGTAATATTTTATAATTAGTAAGAATACAAAGTACTGATTTAcgattacctttttttcttgtgcatcCGGGTCACgtgcatttttaaattatttttccatttcgtACTGTATGGACACAGCAAGCAGGTGAACACCGCGCTTTTATTCAATGGCGATTCAGACGATGAGGCCGATGAAGCCGTCGTAGGCGAAAAAAGGTTCTGCTGCGTATGTGTCCTTAAATGCCCCTTTAGGGCCGCGAGCCATTTCGTGTTAAAAGGGCACACTGTGCAGTTAAATTTGCCTGCTTCTTTAGTCGagttcttttgaattttacgTCGACGTCGGGTAGTATGGATTCGATCATGACCTATCGTAATGAAATCAAACCTATTATTTAACACAATAATAATGCAAAACGACAAGATCAGGGATTCAGAAAAGAACGCTTAACTGACATGCTTCCGTCCCTTGGCGGAGTGGTTTACAACACTAGTATGTCATCACTTTTTGGATATCGGTATTAAAACTCGTCCATCAACAAATAGTGGAGGTTACCAGCTTCATTTTTCAGGTGACAATAAAGTGGAACATATCCAAGTAAACACCCAAAAATTACCTCAACGTTGCCATAGCTCTGGAGAAAAACGTTGGTACAAGCAAAAGAAGCAAAAG of the Daphnia carinata strain CSIRO-1 chromosome 10, CSIRO_AGI_Dcar_HiC_V3, whole genome shotgun sequence genome contains:
- the LOC130701395 gene encoding NFX1-type zinc finger-containing protein 1-like, coding for MLSLEEEDRIFQVHTQNLASNKHHTSRTSALKQLKPENALSTTAKHSGSTRSSSSCISAVPKKPNKKNEISNIPVHKSTQGSYFPIHTSNVGCRPKSGNWRQPSCNLESACGGPPARPVQKSQQFLQRDDKISSSQHKLFTQDTDNGNDEKDGRENSKKPHNKQPFKHHPLSFSVVLKMMVEDTEPHIIAQKFDNETAGLRQFLDSNAANWEVIELVISVIGNFCQKKGVAKFHNAFIKIVQILANKEVFANLGSTVLHITKARSTNLGSKEVRMSRLIRSISYLTTEMLTVMPALTCDYLGEKFFEDLTALKNIPSIKATNVGEDFDFLQKEGADRLKNAWEQHSKEKLPQGNRQQASRMQRQELLSLLKPPDDFRQLSVLPEWDDVCNNVQPFLRPNIIKGSYPDVDTYLDIQFRLLREDFLNPLREGLVAFRTKIGKQQKQQIRVDNIRLYYNVQIKDDGVLPNDIYVLEFSTKGFERVNWEGSKRLLFGSLLLLSADNFDSFMLFTVVDRKPDQLSRGRFRAKFEGQILPSYAKKTDMVMAESSVFFEAYRSVLIALQRISPAHFPMEDYILCRNTAPAEPEYLRSIPNPVYDLTPVRKSFLVSDPQSEEEENASFQNENQLPPMVQRLLMHVPIFEEHRLPDADTLGLDPSQAEALYAALTRKLTVIQGPPGTGKTYLGLKIVQTLLRNKQYWVGLEKPQPTPILVICYTNHALDQFLEGIMKFTQKIVRIGGQSKCAALSSFSLREWRQRATILRKRPGQYRHWLYEARNKLNETKSALEKHQRTQRMIESYGIVHNDILLNSGILTKPVYRTLCLLKMPSDRLTVIPYWLGIESIQTLRDIVWALRNRSPKPQLPSAKATSEPVVDQDEPGNEEEWDKEDLEEIEGQRILDDGEYLSKPANLKKEKEWTTGNAMEIDEVTFVVSIAKMDQEINSLETLLDQLQGEDVQTALSKIAQIQQQREYLREILEILPAVDAEEYQRLIESNIIQLPYLDRWRIYSFWRAKASELWTAQINSLNLQVQQQTNELKDVETIETAEIIREAHVVGITTTGAAKNRALLEHLKSKIVVVEEAAEVLEAHIVTSMSSSCEHLILIGDHQQLRPPTTVYTLAKDYHLDVSLFERLIKNGVDASVLGVQHRMRTDVAKLIVPAIYPHLKNHPSVLSYTNVPGMAENVFFLAHSEREKGDKSDQESRSHLNPYEANMALALARHLLIQGLEPSKITILTTYSGQLLHFKKLRRSHAILQGVRITIVDNFQGEENDVIILSLVRSNEEANVGFLKIENRVCVALSRAKKGFYLIGNMGNLAAKSELWRQVKNVLASSGQIGPHFDLRCEVHKTIIKANDASHFPPEGGCFVKCVTEMPCGHICPKICHAEDREHIRQKCHGACLRFCAVGHKCPKICYQDCNPCMTTIPKVLPCNHSQITECHRDPANEYCLTKVVKAFPTCQHTIELNCGTPISEVKCPELCGMRLDCEHICNRICHKRSSHAKMPCDQPCHRFTCPEKHPCPKKCFEECGKCVVDVVKKLPCGHDGTIKCWMLPKDAYCNIKVERILSNCQHTAFFDCSESTKDYKCKRPCGKLTCNDGHICHKPCYEPCGPCNVQVQRKLNCGHTTQTACYKDPLTIKCKFPKDVTLPDCGHRVEIPCSEPPEKVVCPKPCDTRLDCGHQCTELCHVKKDPTHQKYICKKACSQKKVDCRENHKCGKKCFEDCDLCLVKVNRTLPCGHSQIAECFLSDEKIKCTEIVNKTIIECMHSIRIECSVIATRRLCKQPCEKYLKCGHQCKKQCRETCTSLTCQEPVEIRMLSPCGHPFVKSCSDYQTSHIVTDSQAVEFLQTCPQPCRATLTCDHPCKGSCGMCFNGRLHKTCAEKCGRTLVCGHSCNVDCAVSCPPCKQTCEYRCQHSRCRKICCEPCVDCVEPCDWKCDHYTCTLKCHELCNRPRCDEPCRKRLPCGHRCIGLCGEVCPPLCRACHKDQLTEFILYGNEEEEDARFIYLEDCNHTIEVEGLDHWMEMKQEETQEIQTKCCPRCKTIIRSCYRYNNVIKRNFGDILEVKRMLLRSRVSAKDFTEKLLKKVEQSHSQNNALATKLSHGITNILAYGLDVIRNAIIPTVVQDKRQYKTLDTDTRYMTEVQVDVIERVLSFLANAPRSASSLTGPVVSMNRPLLENLLSRVEQLLLSLFPRERLNVKEHEWFIAEVNRLDLVRAFFLLKSASSINNRHVLVAEETRQVEDLLMRNVKTLTTSYITIIKEILGKMGKKLNTGLGISDVERQQIVKAMGLAQGHWYKCPNGHIYVITECGGAMQQAKCNECGASIGGGSHRLLSDNRLAGEMDGARHAAWSEHANNMANFQIDD
- the LOC130701388 gene encoding zinc finger protein 33A-like — its product is MKGLIVVYVMADSPRNEDKSKTQKNLRRGKASFACLLCTYSSDWRSNLRMHAERVHKATIGVLECCGITYPDKKALRQHIAATHTWRFVCKVCGCSFTQPTSLRRHVTKQSCFKKFICSICDYATSRKDYWDHHSQLHKIEGNKHECSSTSSAPVDSPQQNSPLNVQLKESSFTCPNCPFETRWEHSLRRHKRTHYRITMESCWTNFSDKMNGRKRMVHNHRQKNGDLSFQCATCNKVFKSAYLLRRHQPVHSGQKPFKCNFCDYASSRLWNLNHHKALRHKEDNQPTALPLSSQPILPDNLPSEGGVEVQHVPLLRNSLTPVVDQMTLEPEHEQIVVDEHDLYDLKHEAMEPNKSPHSQQLSVSQSPSYPLIDSMEGGPDNLNPQTSLSYGNVEVIFGCLLGYVPLYCHLKNEAAFFSESLILSFCIIIVLNNRFDFITIGHDRIHTTRRRRKIQKNSTKEAGKFNCTVCPFNTKWLAALKGHLRTHTQQNLFSPTTASSASSSESPLNKSAVFTCLLCPYSTKWKNNLKMHVTRMHKKKRCKCTTCGRIFGNVFVLQSHQKNHLLVKKFNCTICNYASSQKGHMEKHMKTHKPKEDFQSTSLSIDQPAGCDTSLEVRRLRSSRVIAPEREENRLSRNDSIENGRRGVKRKRNSFDPIVVDVRTEEMVRGYEPKDQQLEESQSAEFSSSESARSVLPPKPRQSLRSCRLAVEPAARSPIKDSCGNVQPLPLSAIDSIYEEARLLRSQASLVQTVPSLLPLLLRLLELSSSAMNQLRAIQEVEVRSRTIECFEYVWNASKIAIIRWDHLKNAMNRDTLLNAIRYAFGTLPVFINIEKNEHLEMLESVVLLSFNTVKNWKQPSA
- the LOC130701427 gene encoding uncharacterized protein LOC130701427, giving the protein MNLDQTNINKTPVEGFLAQMKVVMTDLKESSCQNDQNSSGIVTRKCSSQNETDPCLLRNNSNPNTVENLKIKNSFQKTKANSSNSTLHLSEHQRKLQCHHIPEEAQHYDIGPLLSRMDKHESRKRPDMNGSSIAGHNLKPNTSANLLYPSESPSTVLGNPILHQTASISKRPRSDNLDSAYDPPAGDKNCSEDSFQLSRSLKRLSREELERIILGHMAGFFSTYKPYVDVERELDNCKKTVERLRQKNNLLSKEVADLTIVLKSFVTQNATRFEPPTKRYRSVGVQVKASRNVDNSKLEENGFQVFSVEKKIDGSRNVAPNHETAASRYPQFERNGELSLIVSQSMTNTPQKEFTDTERINGRQHSTRKTTEEARAEDDDLMVMFVKPSNSSQSGDSGAEHTPIPSSSKALDHPMESVVPKPVVTVIKTVENSIPAIRIAWKISEEPYHAKIASYCVFLLKEIKNGFGESWNSISGDISRMSYSFRIGRAGNVRKSYQFKVRATDVHGRSGPFSDIVVATFP